A portion of the Krasilnikovia cinnamomea genome contains these proteins:
- a CDS encoding potassium channel family protein has translation MGNGTATARLPLRTPRHGYGLVLLLIVVTYVLALQADLPWVVAVVLFVQTGTVWQALRVSGARLGLRIAASVVFALALVLAVAGLFTDVDTLAGLTFLAGSALYLVAPISIVLDIGFRRGVDQQTMFGALAAYLLIGMAFGFLYACLGALQPGPLFGANGDPNMSQALFFSFVTMTTTGYGDLVPAGNPAQSIAVLEALIGQLFLVTAVAKVVENWRPRGWHRNGGSGGDPDQAAAERPAPAAGPEPAADPG, from the coding sequence ATGGGCAACGGCACGGCCACGGCACGGTTGCCGCTGCGGACCCCACGCCACGGGTACGGGCTGGTGCTGCTGCTGATCGTGGTCACGTACGTGCTGGCGCTGCAGGCCGACCTGCCGTGGGTTGTGGCCGTGGTGCTGTTCGTGCAGACCGGGACGGTGTGGCAGGCGTTGCGCGTGTCCGGGGCGCGGCTGGGCCTGCGGATCGCCGCCTCGGTGGTGTTCGCCCTCGCCCTGGTCCTGGCCGTGGCGGGCCTGTTCACCGACGTCGACACTCTGGCCGGCCTGACGTTCCTGGCCGGGAGCGCCCTCTACCTGGTCGCGCCGATCTCGATCGTGCTCGACATCGGCTTCCGCCGCGGGGTCGACCAGCAGACGATGTTCGGCGCGCTGGCCGCGTACCTGCTGATCGGCATGGCGTTCGGCTTCCTCTACGCGTGCCTGGGCGCGCTGCAGCCCGGCCCGCTGTTCGGGGCCAACGGCGACCCGAATATGTCGCAGGCGCTGTTCTTCAGCTTCGTCACGATGACCACCACGGGGTACGGCGACCTGGTGCCCGCGGGCAACCCGGCGCAGAGCATCGCGGTGCTGGAGGCGCTGATCGGCCAGCTGTTCCTGGTGACGGCGGTGGCGAAGGTGGTCGAGAACTGGCGCCCGCGCGGCTGGCACCGCAACGGCGGCTCCGGCGGCGACCCCGATCAGGCGGCGGCGGAGCGGCCCGCCCCGGCGGCCGGCCCGGAACCGGCGGCCGACCCGGGCTGA
- a CDS encoding phage holin family protein produces the protein MTPPMRVSTLVAVVLLDWAALGLTIGLLPGISASSGWAVLLAAIVLGALGAALRPVAAVLVTRIGWAGVFLGWLLSQAVLVYLALLVTPGLHVTGFWPAFWASWVYGALVSGGLWVVTAGQPGMVTRHLLRINRRHRRAATTSDVPGVVMIQIDGLSAPLARMALSTGALPTLNRWLRTGSHTLAEWHAELPATTPASQAGLLHGASAQVPAFRWYEKESGRLVVTNHPRDSALVESRLTDGRGLLVDGGVSVSNVFSGDAPTSLLTMSTVGTPRAPGRPARFLGAYLIDPFGFTRSLFLTVGEIVKELYQARRQRLRRVEPRIPRTASYVLLRGLTNVLLRHLNLSLIAEHMMRGAPSVYCDFVDYDEIAHHAGPARPEALASLEGIDSVLATLEELASAAPRPYHLVVLSDHGQSQGATFLQRYGVALEDLVRQLSAAPGHGVVVAPEDEQAGRARTLRAGLLPKLDGPDPAGVAVDDGRPELVVAASGNLAMVYLARHPGRVTLEEIEEWHPALLAGLTGHPGIGWVMVRSRELGPVVLGHAGRRVLADDRVEGDDPLAGCGPLAAADLRRHDALPHVGDLLINSVVDPRTQEVAAFEELIGCHGGLGGWQNRPVLIHPAAWPVEQELVGADAVHRQLVRWLELLGQRAPDQPGSAAGSGPAAGAGRSAAA, from the coding sequence ATGACACCGCCGATGCGGGTGTCCACCCTGGTCGCGGTCGTGCTGCTGGACTGGGCCGCGCTCGGGCTGACCATCGGGCTGCTGCCGGGGATCTCGGCCAGTTCCGGCTGGGCGGTGCTGCTGGCCGCGATCGTCCTCGGGGCGCTGGGCGCCGCGCTGCGCCCGGTCGCCGCGGTGCTGGTCACCCGCATCGGCTGGGCCGGTGTGTTCCTCGGCTGGCTGCTGAGCCAGGCGGTGCTCGTCTACCTGGCCCTGCTGGTCACCCCGGGCCTGCACGTCACCGGGTTCTGGCCCGCCTTCTGGGCGTCGTGGGTGTACGGCGCGCTGGTCAGCGGCGGACTGTGGGTGGTGACCGCCGGTCAGCCGGGAATGGTCACCCGGCACCTGCTGCGGATCAACCGCCGCCACCGGCGGGCCGCCACCACCAGCGACGTGCCCGGTGTCGTGATGATCCAGATCGACGGGCTGTCCGCGCCGCTGGCCCGGATGGCGCTGTCCACCGGCGCCCTGCCGACCCTGAACCGGTGGCTGCGCACCGGCAGCCACACCCTCGCCGAATGGCACGCCGAGCTGCCCGCCACCACCCCGGCCAGCCAGGCCGGCCTGCTGCACGGCGCCAGCGCGCAGGTCCCGGCGTTCCGGTGGTACGAGAAGGAATCCGGCCGCCTCGTCGTGACCAACCATCCCCGCGACAGCGCGCTGGTCGAGTCCCGCCTCACCGACGGGCGCGGACTGCTGGTCGACGGCGGGGTCAGCGTCAGCAACGTCTTCTCCGGCGACGCCCCGACCAGCCTGCTCACCATGAGCACGGTGGGGACGCCGCGGGCGCCCGGCCGTCCGGCGCGGTTTCTCGGCGCGTACCTGATCGATCCGTTCGGCTTCACCCGGTCGCTGTTCCTCACCGTGGGGGAGATCGTCAAGGAGCTGTACCAGGCCCGCCGGCAGCGGCTGCGCCGGGTGGAGCCGCGCATCCCGCGCACCGCCTCGTACGTGCTGCTGCGCGGCCTCACGAACGTGCTGCTGCGGCACCTGAACCTGTCGCTCATCGCGGAGCACATGATGCGCGGGGCGCCCTCGGTCTACTGCGACTTCGTGGACTACGACGAGATCGCCCACCACGCCGGTCCGGCCCGGCCGGAGGCGCTGGCCTCGCTGGAGGGCATCGACAGCGTGCTGGCCACCCTGGAGGAACTGGCATCGGCGGCGCCGCGCCCGTACCACCTGGTGGTGCTCTCCGATCACGGGCAGAGCCAGGGTGCGACGTTCCTGCAGCGCTACGGTGTCGCGCTGGAGGATCTCGTACGGCAGCTCAGCGCGGCGCCCGGGCACGGCGTCGTGGTGGCGCCCGAGGACGAGCAGGCCGGGCGCGCCCGTACGCTGCGGGCGGGTCTGCTGCCCAAGCTGGACGGCCCGGACCCGGCCGGCGTGGCGGTCGATGACGGGCGGCCGGAGCTGGTGGTCGCCGCCTCGGGCAACCTGGCCATGGTGTACCTGGCCCGGCATCCCGGCCGGGTGACGCTGGAGGAGATCGAAGAGTGGCATCCGGCGCTGCTGGCGGGGCTGACCGGGCATCCGGGCATCGGCTGGGTGATGGTGCGCTCGCGGGAGCTCGGCCCGGTCGTGCTCGGCCACGCGGGGCGGCGGGTGCTCGCCGACGACCGGGTGGAGGGTGACGACCCGCTGGCGGGCTGCGGGCCGCTGGCCGCCGCCGACCTGCGCCGCCACGACGCGCTGCCGCACGTCGGCGACCTGCTGATCAACAGCGTCGTCGACCCGCGCACGCAGGAGGTGGCGGCGTTCGAGGAGCTGATCGGCTGCCATGGTGGCCTCGGCGGCTGGCAGAACCGGCCGGTGCTGATCCACCCGGCCGCGTGGCCCGTGGAGCAGGAGCTGGTCGGCGCCGACGCGGTGCACCGGCAACTGGTGCGGTGGCTGGAACTGCTCGGCCAGCGCGCCCCGGATCAGCCCGGGTCGGCCGCCGGTTCCGGGCCGGCCGCCGGGGCGGGCCGCTCCGCCGCCGCCTGA
- a CDS encoding cation:proton antiporter encodes MTSGALVLTMAVLFAWGAFAARLERANLTAPMAFVGVGVVLANLVDFGHQAETNAVAALTEATLTWVLFSDAARVGLRELRSDAGIYGRLLGLALPVTVMLGALCAWWLLGTPGFWVALFIGSALAPTDAALGTVVISHPAVPARIRRIINVESGLNDGFVTPIVVLALAGAAATEHGTGGPGTLLVAALQLAGGALIGAGIGGGGGWLLRTTARRGWAGENLAGPAVLALALLAYAGSVAAHGNGFVAAFVAGLAFGRVAGRGGPREVFYVEQTAGLVSMLVWMLFGAIGVPVLVGHLDWQIVLYAVLSLTVIRMVPVALSLLGAHLGPRTVAFIGWFGPRGLASVVFALLAVEELGDEAAPAVAVIVATVLLSVVAHGVSAGPLAARFGGREPAPDAPGRQIIAPAARLSSAAVALPDPAPAATAERSGPDGPADTERRNP; translated from the coding sequence GTGACCTCGGGCGCCCTCGTACTGACCATGGCCGTCCTGTTCGCCTGGGGAGCGTTCGCGGCGCGGCTGGAGCGGGCCAACCTGACCGCTCCGATGGCCTTCGTCGGCGTCGGCGTGGTCCTCGCGAACCTGGTCGACTTCGGTCACCAGGCGGAGACCAACGCCGTCGCGGCGCTGACCGAGGCGACCCTGACCTGGGTGCTGTTCTCCGATGCCGCCCGGGTCGGGCTGCGCGAGCTGCGCAGCGACGCGGGGATCTACGGGCGCCTGCTCGGCCTGGCCCTGCCGGTGACCGTGATGCTGGGTGCCCTGTGCGCCTGGTGGCTGCTCGGCACCCCGGGATTCTGGGTGGCGCTGTTCATCGGTTCCGCGCTGGCGCCGACCGACGCGGCCCTCGGCACGGTCGTCATCAGCCACCCCGCGGTCCCGGCACGCATCCGGCGGATCATCAACGTGGAGAGCGGCCTGAACGACGGGTTCGTCACCCCGATCGTGGTGCTGGCGCTCGCCGGCGCCGCCGCCACCGAGCACGGCACGGGCGGCCCGGGCACCCTGCTGGTCGCGGCGCTGCAACTCGCGGGTGGCGCGCTCATCGGCGCCGGGATCGGCGGCGGGGGCGGCTGGCTGTTGCGGACCACCGCCCGGCGCGGCTGGGCCGGGGAGAACCTGGCGGGCCCGGCCGTGCTGGCGCTGGCGCTGCTGGCGTACGCGGGGTCGGTGGCCGCGCACGGCAACGGCTTCGTCGCCGCGTTCGTCGCCGGGCTGGCGTTCGGGCGGGTCGCCGGGCGGGGCGGGCCACGGGAGGTCTTCTACGTGGAGCAGACCGCGGGCCTGGTCTCCATGCTGGTGTGGATGCTGTTCGGCGCCATCGGGGTGCCGGTGCTGGTCGGCCACCTCGACTGGCAGATCGTGCTGTACGCGGTGCTCAGTCTCACGGTCATCCGGATGGTCCCGGTGGCGCTGAGCCTGCTCGGCGCGCACCTCGGGCCCCGTACCGTGGCGTTCATCGGATGGTTCGGCCCGCGCGGGCTCGCCTCCGTGGTCTTCGCGCTGCTGGCGGTCGAGGAGCTGGGCGACGAAGCCGCCCCGGCGGTGGCGGTCATCGTCGCCACCGTGCTGCTGAGCGTGGTGGCGCACGGCGTCAGCGCCGGCCCGCTGGCCGCCCGGTTCGGCGGCCGGGAGCCGGCGCCCGACGCGCCGGGGCGGCAGATCATCGCCCCCGCCGCGCGCCTGTCCTCCGCGGCCGTCGCGCTGCCGGACCCGGCCCCCGCGGCGACGGCGGAACGGTCCGGGCCGGACGGCCCGGCCGACACCGAGCGGAGGAACCCATGA
- a CDS encoding DUF7144 family membrane protein: protein MSETQQRPTYTANAPYAGAGREPTAWVGFVLFAGIMMLMLGGFQVMEGLVAIFRDEYYLVTRNGLVVTMDYTAWGWTHLVIGLVAIAAGLGVLMGQMWARVTGIVIAVVSALANLAFLPAYPVWSSIVIAVDVLVIYALAVHGREVKSS, encoded by the coding sequence ATGTCGGAGACTCAGCAGAGACCGACCTATACCGCCAACGCGCCGTACGCGGGGGCGGGTCGCGAACCCACGGCGTGGGTGGGTTTCGTCCTGTTCGCCGGCATCATGATGCTGATGCTGGGCGGCTTCCAGGTCATGGAGGGCCTGGTCGCCATCTTCCGGGACGAGTACTACCTCGTGACCCGCAACGGCCTGGTCGTGACCATGGACTACACGGCCTGGGGCTGGACCCACCTGGTCATCGGTCTGGTCGCCATCGCGGCCGGTCTCGGTGTGCTCATGGGCCAGATGTGGGCCCGCGTGACGGGCATCGTCATCGCGGTCGTCAGCGCCCTGGCGAATCTCGCATTCCTGCCCGCGTACCCCGTCTGGAGCTCCATCGTCATCGCGGTGGACGTCCTGGTGATCTACGCGCTGGCGGTGCACGGCCGCGAGGTGAAGAGCAGCTGA
- a CDS encoding AI-2E family transporter — MTRRPGRYRPAVVRLRGRVDGAVPGHHLLGDANGGGYALPRGVIVLLGLAGTVVTVAGMREVANLVAPVFLALMLTVTASPLSTWLRRKGAPAWAAGLALVATVYLVLLSLGGALVLSVARLVDLLPHYQDKFAQLRADTAQSLSDLGIDTQQVQEVAGLIQPSSVTDLLQAVLGGVVGALSNGVFLLAVLLFLCLDAVHFPARLGTAARQRPEVVGALRSFAQGTRRYLLVSTVFGLIVAVIDTGVLWALGIPLPVLWGLLSFITNYIPNIGFVIGLIPPALLGLLEGGPRLMGMVIVLYCVVNFVIQSVIQPKIVGDAVGLSATMSFLSLVFWTWVLGPLGALLAIPLSLLAKGLLVDIDPGTRWMNSLISSDGSAGMPAERNGRDRIRRTAVARPG, encoded by the coding sequence GTGACCCGGAGGCCAGGGCGTTACCGTCCCGCCGTCGTTCGGCTTCGTGGACGCGTCGACGGCGCCGTTCCCGGACATCACCTGCTCGGGGACGCGAACGGCGGCGGATACGCCCTGCCTCGCGGGGTCATCGTGCTGCTCGGGCTGGCCGGCACGGTCGTCACGGTGGCCGGTATGCGGGAGGTGGCGAACCTCGTCGCCCCCGTGTTCCTGGCCCTGATGCTGACCGTCACCGCCAGCCCGCTCAGCACGTGGCTGCGCCGCAAGGGGGCGCCCGCCTGGGCCGCCGGGCTCGCGCTGGTCGCGACGGTGTACCTGGTGCTGCTCAGCCTGGGCGGCGCCCTGGTGCTGTCCGTGGCCCGGCTGGTCGACCTGCTGCCGCACTATCAGGACAAGTTCGCCCAGCTCCGCGCGGACACCGCGCAGAGCCTCAGTGATCTGGGCATCGACACTCAGCAGGTGCAGGAGGTCGCCGGGCTGATCCAGCCCAGCAGCGTCACGGACCTGCTGCAGGCCGTCCTGGGCGGCGTCGTCGGGGCGCTGTCCAACGGGGTCTTCCTGCTGGCCGTGCTGCTGTTCCTCTGCCTGGACGCGGTGCATTTCCCGGCCCGGCTCGGCACGGCCGCGCGGCAGCGCCCCGAGGTGGTCGGGGCGCTGCGCTCGTTCGCGCAGGGCACCCGGCGTTACCTGCTGGTGTCGACCGTCTTCGGGCTGATCGTGGCGGTCATCGACACGGGCGTGCTGTGGGCGCTGGGCATCCCGCTGCCGGTGCTGTGGGGGCTGCTGTCGTTCATCACGAACTACATCCCCAACATCGGCTTCGTCATCGGCCTGATCCCGCCCGCCCTGCTGGGCCTGCTGGAGGGCGGCCCCCGGCTGATGGGCATGGTCATCGTCCTGTACTGCGTCGTGAATTTCGTGATCCAGTCGGTGATCCAGCCGAAGATCGTCGGTGACGCGGTCGGGCTGTCGGCCACGATGTCGTTCCTGTCCCTGGTGTTCTGGACCTGGGTGCTCGGGCCGCTCGGCGCGCTGCTGGCGATCCCGCTGAGCCTGCTGGCCAAGGGCCTGCTGGTGGACATCGACCCGGGGACGCGGTGGATGAACTCGCTCATCTCCAGTGACGGCTCGGCCGGGATGCCCGCCGAGCGCAACGGCCGCGACCGGATCCGGCGCACCGCCGTGGCGCGCCCGGGCTGA
- a CDS encoding YhjD/YihY/BrkB family envelope integrity protein: MPRVPDRPGPAAAPGPNDPEPTPESARTAESPAPRSTAASGPAAAVGDDWEARVAGILVGLPRRLRPLLTWLAKQWVGRILARIAAGLVRVQIFDRSMTLAAQAFTSIIPVLILMGALIGPGDSSRLMEIAGLPDAARSMFVDAVRQGELGAFGLVGSLLVLVSSTGLARALARAYTAVWGARQAPSGARAAWRWFATVLTLAMFMVGTRLLGWATRDLPLPHLSLALLQFAADCAVATLLPWLVLGSAVRPRLLAAGGLIFALAMIFLRPAGEVFLPIALRSSADRYGTIGVAFAYIGWLYVVSFCLLLTAVLGQVIAEDEGFPGRLVRGERPPATGGPLR, encoded by the coding sequence GTGCCGCGCGTCCCCGACCGCCCCGGGCCCGCCGCCGCACCCGGCCCGAACGACCCCGAACCCACGCCCGAATCCGCCCGGACCGCCGAATCCCCGGCGCCCCGTTCCACGGCGGCGTCCGGTCCCGCGGCGGCGGTGGGCGACGACTGGGAGGCCCGGGTCGCGGGGATCCTGGTCGGCCTGCCCCGGCGGCTGCGCCCGCTGCTGACCTGGCTCGCCAAGCAGTGGGTCGGCCGGATCCTGGCCCGGATCGCGGCCGGGCTCGTCCGGGTGCAGATCTTCGACCGCTCGATGACCCTGGCCGCCCAGGCGTTCACCTCGATCATCCCGGTGCTGATCCTGATGGGAGCGCTGATCGGTCCCGGTGACAGCAGCCGGCTGATGGAGATCGCCGGCCTGCCCGACGCCGCCCGCAGCATGTTCGTCGACGCGGTACGCCAGGGCGAGCTCGGCGCGTTCGGCCTGGTGGGCAGCCTGCTGGTGCTGGTGAGTTCGACCGGGCTGGCCCGGGCGCTGGCTCGCGCGTACACCGCGGTGTGGGGGGCACGGCAGGCGCCGTCGGGTGCCCGCGCGGCGTGGCGGTGGTTCGCGACCGTGCTGACGCTGGCCATGTTCATGGTGGGTACGCGGCTGCTGGGCTGGGCCACGCGTGACCTGCCCCTGCCGCACCTGTCGCTGGCTCTGCTGCAGTTCGCCGCGGACTGCGCCGTCGCCACCCTGTTGCCCTGGCTGGTTCTCGGCAGCGCGGTACGCCCACGCCTGCTGGCCGCCGGCGGCCTGATCTTCGCGCTGGCGATGATCTTCCTGCGCCCGGCCGGGGAGGTGTTCCTGCCCATCGCGTTGCGCAGCAGCGCCGACCGCTACGGCACCATCGGCGTCGCCTTCGCCTACATCGGCTGGCTCTACGTGGTGTCCTTCTGCCTTCTCCTGACCGCCGTCCTCGGACAGGTGATCGCGGAGGACGAGGGGTTTCCCGGCCGCCTGGTCCGCGGCGAACGCCCGCCCGCGACCGGAGGACCCCTGCGCTGA
- a CDS encoding HdeD family acid-resistance protein, whose product MTVHQDSAVLGYPAIPEHRDWLRLSIGVFALLIGVAAFAWPDATVRVIGLLFGLNLLLTGSIHAVMLLFVPGYPVLFRVLGITFGVLTALVGILCLRNITASLALLLVIVAIGWLLDGLVQIFMAVGRYAEGGKGWRIASGLIMVLGAVAVLVWPKIGLATFVFVGATILVFVGIAQIVSAIAGMRAARTA is encoded by the coding sequence ATGACCGTCCATCAAGACTCGGCCGTGCTCGGCTACCCGGCCATTCCGGAGCACCGGGACTGGCTGCGCTTGAGCATCGGGGTGTTCGCCTTGCTGATCGGCGTGGCGGCCTTCGCCTGGCCCGACGCCACGGTCCGGGTGATCGGCCTACTGTTCGGCCTCAACCTGCTGCTGACCGGATCCATCCACGCCGTCATGCTGCTGTTCGTGCCGGGTTACCCGGTGCTGTTCCGCGTGCTGGGCATCACGTTCGGCGTACTCACCGCGCTGGTCGGCATCCTGTGCCTGCGCAACATCACCGCCTCGCTGGCCCTGCTGCTGGTGATCGTCGCGATCGGCTGGCTGCTGGACGGCCTGGTTCAGATCTTCATGGCCGTCGGCCGCTACGCCGAGGGCGGGAAGGGCTGGCGGATCGCCTCGGGCCTGATCATGGTGTTGGGTGCGGTCGCGGTGCTCGTCTGGCCGAAGATCGGCCTGGCCACCTTCGTCTTCGTCGGCGCGACCATCCTGGTCTTCGTCGGCATCGCCCAGATCGTCTCCGCGATCGCGGGAATGCGCGCGGCCCGGACCGCCTAG
- a CDS encoding cation-translocating P-type ATPase, whose product MSDGTSTIEQTRSAADATPPPPWYARPADAVVAAFESNAERGLTRSEAAKRLVRYGPNRIAREKPPSAWRVALQQFRDPMNLMLVAVVVVSVAIGEVSTSIIVALLIVLNVVLGSRQELKARASVDALAKMQVPEARVVRDGELLARPAAELVPGDIVRLEAGDLVPADGRILRSATLEVQEAALTGESAPVAKDAGTVPGGDVAVGDRSDMLYQNTSVTRGTATMVVTATAMLTEMGRIATMLTQVKRTRSPLQRELDSLTKVLGIIAWSAVAFIVVVGLLRGMAFDDVLLLGTAMAISAIPTGLPAFVSGLLAYGARSLAEAKAVVKNLTDVETLGATSAINSDKTGTLTMNEMMVSVLFIDGAWFTVEGEGYRKVGALRSAAGAAVPDFTRLALGLVLASDATVSDDGAVIGDPTEAALVVLAAKLGVDAEETRRTYPRLAEVPFDSEYKFMATFHRDTTAGSDRVIELVKGAPDVVLARCASAGRPLIDDQVPIEQVRADIDAANRRMGEKGLRVLAFAARIVEPEQSRAMAEAPMTLTRDLAFVGMVGIIDPLRAEATEAVHTALRAGIDVRMITGDHAVTAQAIGANLGLGPGAISGKELRALSDEELARRLPELHVFGRVSPEDKLRLARVMQEQGMIVAMTGDAVNDAAALKQADIGVAMGSGSEVTKQAARMILTDDNFGTLVHAVEIGRRVYEKIVAYIRYQMTQLLSLVMLFVAATAFNINQGVAMTPEMILYLFFFATAIGVVVIATDPGDPEVMRRPPRDPNVPIINRTAVSFWLLYAAVLFGAALVPLIAGPDEPRTDAPSAALTMTFVVMGLGTVGNALVNRRDPASGLLPPILKAAGVGLITVALVVAATTVDFLRSSLMTQPLTGPQWLACLGLALVLPVVVEAGKWIRRNRAPQPTIDPVRAVTPLRARTGRKPADRAAA is encoded by the coding sequence ATGAGCGACGGAACGAGCACCATCGAGCAGACGCGGTCCGCCGCCGACGCCACGCCACCCCCGCCGTGGTACGCCCGGCCGGCGGACGCCGTGGTGGCCGCGTTCGAGAGCAACGCCGAACGCGGCCTGACCCGCTCCGAGGCGGCAAAACGACTCGTCCGGTACGGCCCGAACCGCATCGCCCGCGAGAAACCCCCGTCCGCGTGGCGGGTGGCGCTGCAACAGTTCCGCGACCCGATGAACCTCATGCTGGTCGCGGTGGTCGTGGTCAGCGTGGCGATCGGCGAGGTGTCCACCTCGATCATCGTGGCGCTGCTCATCGTGCTCAACGTCGTTCTCGGCTCCCGGCAGGAGCTCAAGGCCCGGGCCAGTGTGGACGCCCTGGCGAAGATGCAGGTGCCGGAGGCACGGGTGGTCCGCGACGGGGAGTTGCTGGCCCGGCCCGCCGCCGAGCTGGTACCGGGCGACATCGTGCGCCTGGAAGCCGGTGACCTGGTGCCGGCCGACGGGCGCATTCTGCGCTCGGCCACCCTGGAGGTTCAGGAGGCAGCGCTGACCGGGGAGAGCGCCCCGGTGGCGAAGGACGCCGGGACGGTGCCGGGCGGGGACGTCGCCGTCGGTGACCGCTCCGACATGCTGTACCAGAACACCTCGGTGACCCGGGGCACGGCCACGATGGTGGTCACGGCGACCGCGATGCTGACCGAGATGGGGCGGATCGCGACGATGCTGACCCAGGTCAAACGGACCCGTTCGCCGCTGCAGCGGGAGCTGGACTCGCTGACCAAGGTGCTGGGGATCATCGCCTGGAGCGCGGTCGCGTTCATCGTCGTGGTCGGCCTGCTGCGCGGCATGGCCTTCGACGACGTGCTGCTGCTGGGCACCGCGATGGCCATCTCGGCCATCCCGACGGGCCTGCCCGCGTTCGTCTCCGGCCTGCTGGCGTACGGGGCCCGGAGCCTCGCCGAGGCCAAGGCGGTGGTCAAGAACCTCACCGACGTCGAGACGCTCGGCGCGACCAGCGCGATCAACTCCGACAAGACCGGCACCCTGACGATGAACGAGATGATGGTCTCGGTGCTGTTCATCGACGGCGCCTGGTTCACCGTCGAGGGCGAGGGCTACCGCAAGGTCGGGGCGTTGCGCTCGGCGGCGGGCGCCGCGGTGCCCGACTTCACCCGCCTGGCGTTGGGCCTGGTGCTGGCCAGCGACGCGACGGTCAGCGACGACGGCGCGGTGATCGGCGACCCCACCGAGGCCGCGCTGGTGGTGCTGGCCGCGAAGCTCGGGGTGGACGCCGAGGAGACCCGGCGCACGTATCCGCGCCTGGCGGAGGTGCCGTTCGACTCCGAGTACAAGTTCATGGCCACGTTCCACCGGGACACCACGGCCGGCAGCGATCGCGTGATCGAGCTGGTCAAGGGTGCCCCGGACGTGGTGCTGGCCCGCTGCGCGAGCGCGGGCCGCCCGCTGATCGACGATCAGGTGCCGATCGAGCAGGTCCGGGCGGACATCGACGCCGCGAACCGGCGGATGGGCGAGAAGGGCCTGCGGGTGCTCGCGTTCGCGGCCCGGATCGTGGAGCCCGAACAGAGCCGGGCGATGGCCGAGGCCCCCATGACCCTGACCCGGGACCTGGCGTTCGTCGGCATGGTGGGCATCATCGACCCACTGCGGGCGGAGGCCACCGAGGCGGTGCACACGGCGCTGCGCGCCGGCATCGACGTACGGATGATCACCGGTGACCACGCGGTCACCGCGCAGGCCATCGGCGCGAACCTCGGGCTGGGCCCGGGTGCGATCAGCGGCAAGGAGTTGCGGGCGCTGTCCGACGAGGAACTCGCCCGGCGCCTGCCCGAGCTGCACGTCTTCGGCCGGGTGTCGCCCGAGGACAAGCTGCGCCTGGCACGGGTCATGCAGGAGCAGGGGATGATCGTGGCGATGACCGGCGACGCGGTCAACGACGCCGCGGCGCTCAAGCAGGCCGACATCGGGGTGGCGATGGGCAGCGGCAGCGAGGTCACGAAGCAGGCCGCCCGGATGATCCTCACGGACGACAACTTCGGCACGCTGGTGCACGCGGTCGAGATCGGCCGCCGGGTGTACGAGAAGATCGTCGCCTACATCCGCTACCAGATGACCCAGCTGCTGTCGCTGGTGATGCTGTTCGTGGCGGCCACCGCGTTCAACATCAACCAGGGTGTCGCGATGACCCCGGAGATGATCCTGTACCTGTTCTTCTTCGCCACCGCGATCGGGGTGGTCGTCATCGCCACCGACCCGGGCGATCCCGAGGTGATGCGCCGGCCGCCGCGCGACCCCAACGTGCCGATCATCAACCGTACGGCCGTGTCGTTCTGGCTGCTCTACGCCGCGGTGCTGTTCGGGGCCGCGCTCGTACCTTTGATCGCGGGCCCCGACGAGCCGCGCACCGACGCGCCCAGCGCCGCGCTCACCATGACCTTCGTGGTGATGGGTCTGGGCACGGTGGGCAACGCGCTGGTCAACCGCCGTGACCCGGCCAGCGGCCTGCTGCCGCCCATCCTCAAGGCCGCCGGCGTCGGGCTGATCACCGTGGCCCTGGTCGTCGCGGCCACCACGGTCGACTTCCTGCGCAGCAGCCTGATGACCCAGCCGCTCACCGGCCCGCAGTGGCTGGCCTGCCTCGGCCTCGCGCTGGTGCTGCCGGTGGTCGTGGAGGCCGGCAAGTGGATCCGCCGCAACCGGGCGCCGCAGCCCACGATCGACCCGGTGCGGGCCGTCACGCCGCTGCGGGCGCGGACCGGCCGGAAGCCGGCCGACCGGGCCGCGGCCTGA